Proteins encoded in a region of the Frondihabitans sp. 762G35 genome:
- a CDS encoding superoxide dismutase — protein sequence MAEYTLPDLAYDYSALAPSISGTIMELHHSKHHQTYVTGANTAVAQLAEARESGNLANVNKLEKDLAFNLGGHVNHSIFWTNMSPDGGDKPTGDLAQVIDDQFGSFDQFTSHFTATALGVQGSGWSVLGYDTIGKKLLVFQLFDQQGNVPLGIVPLLMLDVWEHAYYLDYRNVRADYVKAFWNVVSWENVQARYTTATTKTDGLLVF from the coding sequence GTGGCTGAATACACCCTTCCCGACCTCGCGTACGACTACTCGGCTCTGGCGCCGAGCATCTCGGGCACGATCATGGAGCTGCACCACTCCAAGCACCACCAGACATACGTCACGGGTGCGAACACGGCCGTGGCGCAGCTCGCGGAGGCCCGCGAGAGCGGGAACCTCGCGAACGTGAACAAGCTGGAGAAGGACCTCGCGTTCAACCTCGGCGGTCACGTGAACCACTCGATCTTCTGGACGAACATGTCGCCCGACGGTGGCGACAAGCCCACCGGCGACCTCGCCCAGGTCATCGACGACCAGTTCGGGTCGTTCGATCAGTTCACGTCGCACTTCACCGCGACCGCGCTCGGCGTGCAGGGATCGGGGTGGAGCGTCCTCGGGTACGACACCATCGGGAAGAAGCTGCTGGTGTTCCAGCTGTTCGACCAGCAGGGCAACGTGCCGCTGGGCATCGTGCCGCTGCTGATGCTCGACGTGTGGGAGCACGCCTACTACCTCGACTACCGCAACGTGCGCGCCGACTACGTGAAGGCGTTCTGGAACGTCGTCTCGTGGGAGAACGTCCAGGCCCGCTACACCACCGCCACCACCAAGACCGACGGACTCCTCGTCTTCTGA
- a CDS encoding GAF and ANTAR domain-containing protein: MSARQPFLTALTALASASGPSDDLCGPFLLALPIRGAALSTLGDPLGSATVCSSDPRAAELDEIQLDLGEGPCWDALATDSPILLSDIQTSADDRWTFASPALRETGLEAVFAFPLRYGRLGLGAVDLYSDDPVPLSDDDVADAATLAGVAARQVLQRALQRLDTVGQEAGAEGEDAVDGFARREIHQATGMVSAQLDISVQDALLVLRGHAYATSATLREVAADVVARRLDLGD, from the coding sequence GTGAGCGCTCGTCAGCCGTTTCTGACCGCCCTGACGGCTCTCGCATCGGCCTCGGGGCCGTCCGACGACCTGTGCGGTCCGTTCCTCCTGGCGTTGCCCATCCGAGGCGCCGCACTGTCCACACTCGGCGATCCCCTGGGCAGCGCCACGGTGTGCTCCTCCGACCCTCGGGCGGCCGAGCTGGACGAGATCCAGCTCGACCTCGGGGAAGGACCGTGCTGGGACGCCCTGGCGACGGACTCCCCCATCCTGCTGTCGGACATCCAGACGTCCGCCGACGACCGCTGGACCTTCGCGTCCCCGGCCCTCCGCGAGACGGGACTCGAGGCGGTCTTCGCGTTCCCGCTCCGGTACGGGCGGCTCGGCCTCGGTGCGGTCGACCTCTACTCCGACGATCCGGTGCCGCTGAGCGACGACGACGTGGCCGACGCGGCCACCCTCGCCGGGGTCGCGGCCCGCCAGGTCCTCCAGCGGGCGCTGCAGCGGCTCGACACGGTCGGCCAGGAGGCGGGAGCGGAGGGCGAGGACGCCGTCGACGGATTCGCCCGACGGGAGATCCACCAGGCGACCGGCATGGTCTCGGCCCAGCTCGACATCTCGGTGCAGGATGCCCTGCTCGTCCTGCGCGGACACGCCTACGCCACCTCGGCCACCCTCCGCGAGGTCGCGGCCGACGTCGTGGCGCGGCGGCTCGACCTCGGCGACTGA
- a CDS encoding antibiotic biosynthesis monooxygenase family protein has product MSVVKINAIHVPEGRGPELEKRFAARKHSVDGSKGFEGFQLLRPVKGDDRYFVVTTWDSEESFAEWAANGAKAAHAAPEGAAPTGHGAPAHAGSETASGATGHGSDAQHGATGSPQGPKPVATGADLLEFEVVEL; this is encoded by the coding sequence ATGTCCGTCGTCAAGATCAATGCCATCCATGTCCCCGAGGGCCGGGGGCCCGAGCTCGAGAAGCGATTCGCCGCGCGAAAGCACTCGGTCGACGGCTCGAAGGGCTTCGAGGGGTTCCAGCTCCTGCGACCTGTCAAGGGCGACGACCGGTACTTCGTCGTGACGACGTGGGACTCCGAGGAGAGCTTCGCCGAGTGGGCGGCGAACGGTGCGAAAGCGGCGCACGCGGCACCGGAGGGTGCCGCACCGACGGGCCACGGCGCGCCCGCCCACGCCGGTTCCGAGACCGCCAGCGGCGCGACGGGGCACGGCTCCGACGCACAGCACGGTGCGACCGGCTCCCCGCAGGGCCCCAAGCCCGTCGCGACGGGCGCCGACCTCCTCGAATTCGAGGTCGTCGAGCTCTAG
- a CDS encoding GAF and ANTAR domain-containing protein — translation MTDTTRETELLETFVTMADSLVVGFDILDLLQTLVEKTTKLFDAADAGIILANTRGELEVIASTSERSRLIGLLQLGSGAGPCLEAFQTGRVVSATSVDQMTSRWSVFADAAQESGYRSVHAIPLRLRTTSLGSLNLFRETEGVLNESDAAAAQALADVATISLLQERTLRETDVARAQLQRALDSRVVIEQAKGVISQQHGIDMDEAFRRIREHARASRTRLVIVAQEIVARQLTL, via the coding sequence ATGACGGACACGACGCGAGAAACCGAGCTGCTCGAGACGTTCGTCACGATGGCGGACTCTCTCGTGGTCGGCTTCGACATCCTCGATCTCCTCCAGACGCTGGTGGAGAAGACGACGAAGCTGTTCGACGCGGCCGACGCGGGCATCATCCTCGCCAACACGCGCGGCGAGCTCGAGGTCATCGCCTCCACCAGCGAACGCAGCCGCCTGATCGGCCTGCTGCAGCTCGGGTCGGGCGCCGGTCCGTGCCTGGAGGCGTTCCAGACGGGCAGGGTCGTGTCGGCGACGTCCGTCGACCAGATGACGTCGAGGTGGTCGGTCTTCGCCGACGCCGCGCAGGAGTCCGGCTACCGCTCGGTCCACGCCATCCCGCTCCGGCTCCGCACCACGTCGCTCGGATCGCTCAACCTCTTCCGCGAGACCGAGGGCGTGCTCAACGAGTCCGACGCCGCGGCCGCGCAGGCTCTCGCGGACGTCGCGACCATCAGCCTCCTGCAGGAGCGCACGCTCCGCGAGACCGATGTCGCCCGCGCGCAGCTGCAGCGCGCCCTCGACAGCCGCGTGGTGATCGAACAGGCCAAGGGCGTCATCTCGCAGCAGCATGGGATCGACATGGACGAGGCCTTCCGCCGGATCCGCGAGCACGCTCGGGCCTCGCGGACGCGCCTGGTGATCGTCGCGCAGGAGATCGTGGCGAGGCAGCTCACCCTCTGA
- a CDS encoding MetQ/NlpA family ABC transporter substrate-binding protein has translation MSTTTPGGTAPQLPPRATNRRPLVIGIVVAVVIIAVVAVFLVVNRSSASTAQGAGKTVSIGVADASEPYWKTYQALAKEKLGVTVKLVNFSDYSQPNPALSQGQTDLNEFQHIQYLANYNVTSSDDLQPIGATAVYPLPLYSTKYKEASALPEGAKVAVPNDAVNEARGLLVLQSAGLLKLKDGGTAFSTVTDIVSEKIAVTTLDASQTAGALQAGSVDAAIVNQNYATQAGLAKTDAIFKDDPASSSAAPYVNVFVAQKKDATNELYLKLADLYHTASVEKGVQEANAGTAVFRSTSAADLQKELATVEADAKAAAK, from the coding sequence ATGTCCACCACCACCCCGGGCGGAACCGCGCCCCAGCTCCCGCCCCGCGCGACGAACCGTCGCCCCCTCGTCATCGGGATCGTCGTCGCCGTCGTGATCATCGCCGTCGTCGCGGTGTTCCTCGTCGTCAACCGCAGCTCCGCCTCCACCGCCCAGGGCGCGGGCAAGACCGTCTCGATCGGCGTCGCCGACGCGTCGGAGCCCTACTGGAAGACGTACCAGGCCCTCGCGAAGGAGAAGCTCGGCGTGACGGTCAAGCTCGTCAACTTCTCCGACTACAGCCAGCCGAACCCGGCGCTCAGCCAGGGCCAGACCGACCTCAACGAGTTCCAGCACATCCAGTACCTGGCCAACTACAACGTCACCTCGAGCGACGACCTGCAGCCGATCGGCGCCACCGCCGTCTACCCGCTCCCCCTCTACTCGACGAAGTACAAGGAGGCGTCGGCCCTCCCCGAGGGCGCCAAGGTCGCCGTTCCGAACGACGCCGTCAACGAGGCGCGCGGGCTCCTGGTCCTCCAGTCGGCCGGTCTCCTGAAGCTGAAGGACGGCGGCACCGCCTTCTCGACGGTGACCGACATCGTCAGCGAGAAGATCGCCGTCACGACGCTCGACGCCTCACAGACGGCCGGGGCCCTTCAGGCCGGCTCGGTCGACGCCGCGATCGTCAACCAGAACTACGCCACCCAGGCGGGCCTCGCGAAGACCGACGCGATCTTCAAGGACGACCCCGCGTCGTCGAGCGCCGCCCCCTACGTCAACGTCTTCGTGGCCCAGAAGAAGGACGCCACGAACGAGCTCTACCTGAAGCTCGCCGACCTCTACCACACCGCCAGCGTCGAGAAGGGCGTGCAGGAGGCCAACGCCGGCACCGCGGTCTTCCGGAGCACCTCGGCCGCCGACCTCCAGAAGGAGCTCGCCACCGTCGAGGCGGACGCCAAGGCGG
- a CDS encoding amino acid ABC transporter ATP-binding protein yields the protein MVKYYGDTVVLGGIDLEIRRHECVVVIGASGSGKSTLLKSVNLLEQIDDGRILLQGEDITDPRLPVDAVRARIGVVFQQFNLFPHLSVLDNVTLAARKVHRTPRAEAEATARRWLERIGLGDKTAAFPDRLSGGQQQRVAIVRAIASDPELLLLDEITSALDPQLVGEVLDLVADLKAAGSTILMTTHEMSFARRVADRVIFLHGGVIAEQGTPEQVLGSPVHPATREFLARVHAG from the coding sequence CTGGTCAAGTACTACGGCGACACCGTCGTGCTCGGCGGCATCGACCTGGAGATCCGCCGCCACGAGTGCGTCGTCGTGATCGGGGCGAGCGGCTCCGGCAAGTCGACGCTGCTGAAGTCGGTCAACCTCCTCGAGCAGATCGACGACGGCAGGATCCTGCTGCAGGGCGAGGACATCACCGATCCGCGCCTCCCGGTCGATGCGGTGCGGGCCCGGATCGGCGTCGTCTTCCAGCAGTTCAACCTGTTCCCGCACCTGTCGGTCCTCGACAACGTCACCCTCGCGGCGCGCAAGGTGCACCGCACGCCCCGCGCCGAGGCGGAGGCGACCGCCCGGCGGTGGCTCGAGCGGATCGGCCTGGGCGACAAGACAGCCGCGTTCCCCGACCGGCTCTCCGGCGGGCAGCAGCAGCGTGTCGCGATCGTCCGCGCCATCGCGAGCGACCCCGAGCTGCTGCTCCTCGACGAGATCACGAGCGCGCTCGACCCGCAGCTCGTCGGCGAGGTGCTCGATCTCGTCGCCGACCTCAAGGCGGCCGGATCCACGATCCTCATGACGACGCACGAGATGTCCTTCGCCCGCCGGGTCGCCGACCGCGTGATCTTCCTGCACGGCGGCGTGATCGCCGAGCAGGGGACGCCGGAGCAGGTGCTGGGCTCGCCCGTGCATCCTGCGACCCGGGAGTTCCTGGCGCGGGTGCACGCGGGCTGA
- a CDS encoding SMP-30/gluconolactonase/LRE family protein, whose protein sequence is MSITGLDGLVQGTAVLERLSDISTWAEGPVWLPDRRAVRWSDIIGNRILEWSWDSGETTVHRSDVEFTNGRILDRDGSVLQCSHGLRRVERERDGAVSSVVDTWNGVRFNSPNDLVVGPDGAIWFTDPDYGLTQPGEGHPGDLEYDDHYVFRFDPASGDLRPVVLDAGQPNGLAFSPGGDVLYVADSSENAVIRAYDVTRGHRCKNFRVFVKPEPGVPDGIRVDKHSNVWTSSDAGVIVYSDRGERLGAIDVPERTANLCWGGPEGRTLFLTATTGLYRIETLTRDAHLAR, encoded by the coding sequence ATGTCGATCACGGGTCTCGACGGGCTTGTCCAGGGAACCGCGGTGCTGGAGCGGCTCTCCGACATCTCCACCTGGGCCGAGGGCCCCGTGTGGCTTCCCGATCGGCGAGCGGTGCGCTGGAGCGACATCATCGGCAATCGGATCCTGGAGTGGTCATGGGACTCCGGCGAGACGACCGTTCACCGGTCCGACGTCGAGTTCACCAACGGCCGGATCCTCGACCGGGACGGCAGCGTGCTGCAGTGTTCGCACGGCCTTCGACGCGTGGAGCGGGAGCGCGATGGAGCGGTGTCCTCGGTCGTGGACACCTGGAACGGCGTCCGGTTCAATTCGCCGAACGACCTGGTGGTCGGGCCGGACGGCGCGATCTGGTTCACTGATCCCGACTACGGACTGACGCAGCCGGGCGAGGGGCACCCCGGCGACCTGGAGTACGACGACCACTACGTCTTCCGGTTCGATCCGGCGTCGGGAGATCTGCGACCGGTCGTCCTCGATGCGGGGCAGCCCAACGGGCTGGCGTTCTCGCCCGGAGGCGACGTCCTCTACGTGGCCGACTCCTCGGAGAATGCCGTCATCCGCGCCTACGACGTGACCCGGGGTCACCGCTGCAAGAACTTCCGGGTCTTCGTGAAGCCGGAACCGGGTGTCCCCGACGGCATCCGGGTCGACAAGCACTCGAACGTCTGGACGTCGAGCGACGCCGGCGTGATCGTCTACTCCGATCGCGGCGAAAGGCTCGGCGCGATCGACGTGCCCGAGCGGACGGCGAACCTCTGCTGGGGCGGCCCCGAGGGGCGCACCCTGTTCCTGACGGCGACCACCGGCCTGTACCGGATCGAGACCCTCACGAGAGACGCCCACCTCGCGCGGTGA
- a CDS encoding ABC transporter substrate-binding protein, with the protein MSLPRPRILRTAAALAAAAALLALSACSSAAPAASSSSGGLDTVTPGKFTVATGQPAYSPWVIDDKPQSGQGFEAAVAYAVAAKLGFAKEDVVWTRTTFDAAIAPGPKDFDVNLQQFSVTTDRKKAVDFSSPYYTTTQAIVTDAKSSAIGVTTIAGLKKLTLGVAAGTTSLDVVKKDVGVTPKIFNSNDDAVLALKSGQVDALAVDLPTAFYLAGAELDGGKVIGQFPDTAGGDQFAFVLPKGSALTTKVSAAVDAVRADGDLEALTKKWLSTSVDVPVLK; encoded by the coding sequence GTGTCGCTGCCCCGCCCCCGCATCCTGCGCACCGCCGCTGCGCTCGCCGCCGCCGCGGCCCTGCTCGCGCTCAGCGCCTGCAGCTCCGCCGCGCCCGCCGCCTCGTCGTCGTCGGGCGGCCTCGACACCGTCACGCCGGGCAAGTTCACGGTGGCCACGGGCCAGCCCGCCTATTCGCCGTGGGTGATCGACGACAAGCCGCAGTCGGGCCAGGGCTTCGAAGCGGCCGTCGCGTACGCCGTCGCCGCGAAGCTGGGCTTCGCCAAGGAGGACGTCGTGTGGACGCGCACCACCTTCGACGCCGCCATCGCGCCCGGCCCGAAGGACTTCGACGTCAACCTCCAGCAGTTCAGCGTCACGACCGACCGCAAGAAGGCCGTCGACTTCTCGTCGCCGTACTACACGACCACGCAGGCGATCGTCACCGACGCGAAGTCGTCCGCCATCGGAGTCACCACGATCGCCGGGCTCAAGAAGCTCACCCTCGGGGTCGCCGCCGGAACCACGAGCCTCGACGTCGTCAAGAAAGACGTGGGGGTCACCCCCAAGATCTTCAACTCGAACGACGACGCCGTCCTGGCGCTCAAGAGCGGGCAGGTGGACGCGCTCGCCGTCGACCTCCCGACCGCGTTCTACCTCGCCGGCGCCGAGCTCGACGGCGGCAAGGTGATCGGCCAGTTCCCCGACACCGCGGGGGGCGACCAGTTCGCCTTCGTCCTGCCGAAGGGCTCCGCTCTGACGACGAAGGTCTCGGCGGCGGTCGACGCCGTCCGCGCCGACGGCGACCTCGAGGCGCTCACGAAGAAGTGGCTGTCGACCAGCGTCGACGTGCCCGTCCTGAAGTGA
- a CDS encoding MalY/PatB family protein, with protein sequence MSEFTSDEVESIRGERTSIKWTRYAPEVLPLFVAEMDYGIAQPIADELVARIRSSDLGYLDGPGPLAPAFAEFASARWGWQVDPARVHIATDVSVGIVETLRLALPDGGRVAITPPVYPPFFELIEEARSAVVEVPLRETWGVWSLELEGLERAFAEGVGVFLLCNPHNPLGLVHDRDTLLALAELAARHDVLVISDEIHGPLTHPGAVFSPFAPIAEAAGARSVVVTSASKGWNLAGVKCSVVVAGDERTAALLDRFNDEVACRTSILGLHANRAALSCTDWLDDAVAKIVANDRLLDRLLKEHLPGVVYHRPRAGYLAWLDFRGIGLGDDPATALREHAYVALNSGLAFGSQGRGFARLNLACAPETLREAVDRIASAYPSSMQGSLDWRAA encoded by the coding sequence ATGTCCGAGTTCACGAGCGACGAGGTCGAGAGCATCCGCGGGGAGCGCACCTCGATCAAATGGACGCGCTACGCCCCGGAGGTGCTGCCCCTCTTCGTCGCGGAGATGGACTACGGCATCGCCCAGCCGATCGCCGATGAGCTCGTCGCCCGGATCCGCAGCTCCGACCTCGGCTACCTCGACGGCCCGGGCCCCCTCGCCCCCGCCTTCGCGGAGTTCGCCTCGGCGCGCTGGGGCTGGCAGGTCGACCCCGCCCGCGTGCACATCGCCACGGACGTCAGCGTCGGCATCGTCGAGACACTCCGCCTCGCGCTGCCCGACGGCGGCCGCGTCGCGATCACCCCGCCCGTCTACCCGCCGTTCTTCGAACTGATCGAGGAGGCCCGCTCCGCTGTCGTCGAGGTGCCGCTCCGGGAGACCTGGGGCGTCTGGTCGCTCGAACTGGAGGGCCTCGAGCGTGCCTTCGCCGAGGGCGTCGGCGTGTTCCTCCTCTGCAACCCGCACAACCCGCTCGGACTGGTCCACGACCGCGACACCCTGCTGGCCCTCGCGGAGCTCGCGGCCCGCCACGACGTGCTCGTCATCAGCGACGAGATCCACGGACCGCTGACGCACCCCGGCGCCGTCTTCTCGCCCTTCGCGCCCATCGCCGAGGCGGCGGGAGCCCGATCGGTGGTCGTCACGTCCGCGAGCAAGGGCTGGAACCTCGCCGGCGTGAAGTGCTCCGTCGTCGTGGCCGGAGACGAGCGTACGGCGGCGCTCCTCGACCGCTTCAACGACGAGGTCGCCTGTCGCACGAGCATCCTCGGGCTCCACGCCAATCGAGCCGCGCTCTCCTGTACCGACTGGCTCGACGACGCCGTCGCCAAGATCGTCGCGAACGACCGACTGCTCGACCGGCTCCTGAAAGAGCACCTCCCCGGAGTCGTGTACCACCGTCCGCGCGCCGGCTACCTGGCCTGGCTCGACTTCCGCGGGATCGGCCTGGGCGACGACCCGGCCACCGCGCTCCGCGAGCACGCGTACGTCGCCCTCAACTCCGGGCTCGCCTTCGGCTCCCAGGGCCGGGGATTCGCCCGCCTGAACCTCGCCTGCGCCCCCGAGACGCTCCGGGAGGCCGTCGACCGCATCGCCTCCGCCTACCCGTCGAGCATGCAGGGGTCGCTCGACTGGCGCGCGGCCTGA
- a CDS encoding amino acid ABC transporter permease encodes MTSIRPTPAPAPAASSLSPSAIELERRAYRRSRSRRSALVSVASTLVVAVVVWLTVVNTPGWAAVQQSFFDPKTAVTVFPDVLVGLWLNVRVLFFAGIGVAVFATLLAVVRTLRGAVFAPLRLLAAAYTDLFRGLPVIIVLYLVGFGVPGLGVFPRVPAEVWGTLALILTYSAYVSEVLRAGMEAVHPSQRLAARSLGLSHAQTLRLIVLPQGVRKVTPALVNDFVSMQKDVGLISILGAVDAVRSAQIDVASSYNFTPYVVAGLLFVVISLPLIRLTDWLEARARLREQIGGTV; translated from the coding sequence GTGACCTCGATCCGGCCCACCCCCGCTCCTGCCCCCGCGGCCTCGTCGCTGAGCCCCAGCGCGATCGAACTCGAGCGCCGCGCGTACCGTCGCTCGCGCTCCCGGCGGTCGGCCCTCGTGAGCGTCGCCAGCACGCTCGTCGTCGCGGTCGTAGTGTGGCTGACGGTCGTCAACACGCCCGGCTGGGCGGCCGTGCAGCAGTCGTTCTTCGATCCGAAGACGGCCGTCACGGTGTTCCCCGACGTCCTCGTCGGGCTCTGGCTGAACGTCCGCGTGCTCTTCTTCGCGGGGATCGGCGTCGCCGTGTTCGCGACGCTCCTCGCCGTCGTGCGGACGCTCCGGGGCGCCGTCTTCGCGCCGCTCCGGCTCCTCGCGGCCGCCTACACCGATCTCTTCCGAGGTCTTCCGGTCATCATCGTGCTCTACCTCGTCGGCTTCGGCGTGCCGGGACTCGGCGTCTTCCCGCGCGTTCCCGCCGAGGTCTGGGGCACGCTCGCGCTGATCCTCACCTACTCGGCGTACGTGTCCGAGGTGCTGCGCGCCGGGATGGAGGCCGTGCACCCCTCGCAGCGGCTGGCCGCCCGCTCGCTCGGCCTCAGCCACGCGCAGACGCTGCGGCTGATCGTCCTGCCCCAGGGCGTGCGGAAGGTGACTCCGGCGCTCGTGAACGACTTCGTCTCGATGCAGAAGGACGTCGGGCTCATCTCGATCCTCGGAGCGGTCGACGCGGTCCGCAGCGCGCAGATCGACGTCGCGTCGTCGTACAACTTCACGCCCTACGTCGTCGCGGGTCTGCTCTTCGTCGTGATCAGCCTGCCGCTCATCCGCCTCACCGACTGGCTCGAGGCCCGAGCGCGGCTCCGCGAGCAGATCGGGGGCACGGTGTGA
- a CDS encoding MFS transporter, whose amino-acid sequence MSTAAADTRAGSGVLGRGYLLTTIGMCALIAIAAFESLAVTTVMPTVSRELDGRSLYSLAFAAPLASSLVGMVIAGNWADRSGPRIVVVVTMVFFGAGLLVVGTAPSMTVFLLGRLLQGLGSGGVIVGLYVMVSRVYPPALHPSVFAGFAAAWVIPGLVGPVVAGRVTETVGWHWVFLGALIACVPILAMVAPSLAKLRPGPVDQDAPRVPWDLGRIAWSVGAAAAVVALNLLSELSPGVSAVVIVAAVVLLAFALRPLVPRGTFRAASGVPTLVLLRGLVSGAFTAGDVYIPFLFTAQYGFSPAASGVTLTLGAVSWALASWIQGRLGGRVSQLAGIRAGVVMVLVGVLAAVATALFHLHPAVIIVGWTITGFGMGFMYPRFSVLTLRWSDDDERGFNSSALTISEAASNAVVLALTGIALGVLGGAASSGSFVACFAVGAAAALVALVVSRRAVPRGTARA is encoded by the coding sequence ATGAGCACCGCTGCCGCCGACACCCGCGCGGGGTCGGGGGTCCTCGGTCGCGGCTATCTCCTCACGACCATCGGCATGTGCGCGCTGATCGCCATCGCCGCGTTCGAATCGCTGGCCGTCACGACCGTGATGCCCACCGTCTCCCGCGAACTCGACGGCCGGTCCCTCTACTCGCTGGCGTTCGCCGCCCCCCTCGCCTCCAGCCTCGTGGGGATGGTCATCGCCGGGAACTGGGCCGATCGGAGCGGCCCCCGCATCGTGGTCGTCGTGACGATGGTCTTCTTCGGCGCGGGGCTCCTCGTGGTCGGGACGGCGCCGTCGATGACGGTCTTCCTGCTCGGTCGGCTCCTGCAGGGGCTGGGGTCGGGCGGTGTGATCGTCGGCCTCTACGTCATGGTGTCGCGCGTCTATCCGCCTGCGCTCCACCCCTCGGTCTTCGCCGGTTTCGCGGCGGCGTGGGTCATCCCCGGGCTCGTCGGGCCGGTCGTGGCCGGCCGGGTGACCGAGACGGTCGGCTGGCACTGGGTCTTCCTCGGAGCGCTGATCGCGTGCGTGCCCATCTTGGCCATGGTCGCGCCGAGCCTGGCGAAGCTCCGACCGGGCCCCGTCGACCAGGACGCACCCCGAGTCCCGTGGGACCTCGGCCGCATCGCCTGGTCGGTGGGGGCTGCCGCGGCCGTGGTCGCGCTCAACCTCCTCTCCGAGCTGTCCCCGGGCGTGTCGGCGGTCGTGATCGTCGCGGCCGTCGTGCTCCTCGCGTTCGCCCTGCGACCGCTGGTGCCGCGCGGCACCTTCCGGGCGGCGAGCGGGGTGCCGACGCTGGTGCTCCTGCGCGGTCTCGTCAGCGGCGCCTTCACGGCCGGCGACGTCTACATCCCCTTCCTGTTCACGGCGCAGTACGGCTTCTCACCCGCAGCCTCGGGCGTGACCCTGACCCTCGGCGCGGTCAGCTGGGCGCTGGCGAGCTGGATCCAGGGCCGCCTCGGCGGGCGCGTCTCGCAACTGGCCGGGATCCGGGCCGGCGTCGTCATGGTGCTTGTCGGAGTGCTGGCGGCGGTCGCGACGGCGCTGTTCCACCTGCATCCTGCGGTGATCATCGTGGGCTGGACGATCACCGGCTTCGGAATGGGCTTCATGTACCCGCGCTTCTCCGTCCTGACGCTGCGCTGGTCGGACGACGACGAGCGGGGCTTCAACAGCTCGGCGCTGACGATCTCGGAGGCCGCCAGCAACGCGGTCGTCCTCGCGCTGACGGGCATCGCGCTCGGGGTCCTCGGCGGGGCGGCCTCGTCGGGCTCGTTCGTCGCCTGCTTCGCCGTCGGGGCGGCAGCAGCACTCGTCGCTCTCGTCGTCAGCCGGCGGGCCGTCCCGCGCGGGACCGCGCGCGCCTGA